A portion of the Vreelandella subglaciescola genome contains these proteins:
- the ribA gene encoding GTP cyclohydrolase II, whose product MTIRFIAASRLPTPWATFTLHGFEDEATGKDHVALTLGDVSGDAPVLGRVHSECLTGDALFSMRCDCGYQLQEALKRIAEQGCGVLLYLRQEGRGIGLLNKIRAYHLQDGGADTVEANEQLGFGADMRRYDLCVPMLDHLGVKALRLMTNNPRKVDALSRDGVNVVERVGLTTGLNPHNEHYLSTKAGKLGHMMTLGDFTPASAVDIERKR is encoded by the coding sequence GTGACGATTCGCTTCATTGCCGCATCCCGGCTGCCCACCCCCTGGGCGACATTTACCCTGCACGGTTTCGAAGACGAAGCCACCGGCAAGGACCACGTAGCCCTGACGCTTGGCGACGTCAGCGGCGATGCGCCGGTGCTTGGGCGGGTACATTCGGAGTGCCTGACCGGCGACGCGCTGTTTTCCATGCGCTGCGACTGCGGCTACCAGCTTCAGGAGGCGCTGAAGCGCATCGCCGAACAGGGCTGCGGCGTGCTGTTGTATCTGCGTCAGGAAGGGCGTGGTATTGGCCTGTTGAACAAGATCCGCGCCTATCACCTGCAGGACGGTGGCGCCGACACGGTCGAAGCCAACGAGCAGCTGGGCTTTGGCGCCGACATGCGCCGCTACGACCTGTGCGTGCCGATGCTCGATCATCTGGGCGTCAAGGCACTCCGGCTGATGACCAACAACCCGCGCAAGGTCGATGCGCTGTCTCGCGATGGCGTCAACGTGGTCGAGCGGGTGGGGCTGACCACCGGCCTCAACCCGCACAACGAGCACTACCTTTCGACCAAGGCGGGCAAGCTCGGTCACATGATGACGCTGGGCGACTTCACGCCGGCCAGCGCCGTGGATATCGAGCGCAAGCGCTAG
- the phnG gene encoding phosphonate C-P lyase system protein PhnG: MSPEQRHRILALTPFTRLSEGWETLGIQVGHRRVRGPETGMAMVRGRMGGSGNLFNLGEMTLTRVSVALDDDTPGGGALGHGWVAGRECEHAELIALIDACARQQRWARHIDSELIKPLSQTLAAEHAENSREAAATRVDFFTMVRGE, translated from the coding sequence ATGTCTCCAGAACAACGTCACCGCATTCTCGCGCTGACGCCTTTCACGCGCCTCAGCGAGGGCTGGGAAACGCTCGGCATCCAGGTTGGCCACCGTCGCGTGCGGGGGCCGGAGACTGGTATGGCCATGGTTCGCGGGCGTATGGGTGGCTCGGGCAATCTGTTCAACCTGGGCGAGATGACCCTGACTCGCGTCAGCGTCGCCCTCGATGATGACACTCCGGGAGGCGGTGCTCTGGGCCACGGCTGGGTGGCCGGACGAGAGTGCGAACACGCCGAACTGATCGCATTGATTGATGCCTGCGCACGGCAACAGCGCTGGGCCAGACACATCGATTCGGAACTGATCAAGCCGCTGTCCCAAACCCTGGCCGCTGAGCATGCCGAGAATTCTCGGGAAGCGGCGGCGACCCGGGTCGACTTTTTCACCATGGTTCGGGGGGAATAA
- the phnE gene encoding phosphonate ABC transporter, permease protein PhnE encodes MNTQTPHSPLTLPKRRSWTTLIGWFALISVLTWSWQGAEMRPGMLIDNADNMATLAGDFFPPSWGNIGRYVDQMLVTIQIAIWGTLLAIVVAVPCSLLSSENLVPWWVYQPMRRLMDATRAINELVFAMLFVVAVGLGPFAGTLALFVHTTGVLSKLFSEAVEASDAGPMEGIRVTGAGRIEEIVFGLIPQVLPLWISVSLYRFESNIRSATVLGMVGGGGIGVALWETMRGFQYGETATIMLVIIVAVILLDMASQRLRKRFI; translated from the coding sequence ATGAATACGCAAACTCCCCATTCACCGCTCACGCTGCCCAAGCGGCGTAGCTGGACCACGCTAATCGGCTGGTTCGCGCTGATCAGCGTGCTGACCTGGTCCTGGCAGGGCGCCGAGATGCGCCCAGGCATGTTGATCGACAATGCCGACAACATGGCGACCCTGGCCGGCGACTTCTTCCCGCCGTCATGGGGCAATATCGGCCGCTACGTCGACCAGATGCTGGTGACTATTCAGATCGCGATTTGGGGCACGCTGCTGGCGATAGTGGTGGCAGTGCCCTGCAGCCTGCTGTCCTCGGAGAATTTGGTGCCCTGGTGGGTCTATCAGCCCATGCGTCGATTGATGGACGCTACCCGCGCCATCAATGAGCTGGTCTTCGCCATGCTGTTTGTGGTGGCGGTGGGACTTGGACCTTTCGCCGGCACCCTGGCGCTGTTCGTCCATACCACCGGGGTATTGTCCAAGCTTTTCTCTGAAGCCGTCGAGGCCAGCGACGCCGGCCCCATGGAAGGCATTCGCGTGACCGGTGCCGGGCGTATCGAGGAAATCGTTTTCGGGCTGATTCCCCAGGTACTGCCACTGTGGATTTCAGTCAGCCTTTATCGCTTCGAGTCGAACATTCGCTCTGCCACGGTACTCGGCATGGTCGGCGGCGGCGGCATTGGGGTGGCGCTATGGGAAACCATGCGCGGATTCCAGTACGGCGAGACTGCCACCATCATGCTGGTGATCATCGTTGCCGTGATACTTCTTGATATGGCGTCCCAGCGCTTGCGCAAGCGCTTCATCTAG
- the phnC gene encoding phosphonate ABC transporter ATP-binding protein yields the protein MSIPTIIVEQLHKSFGHRQVLDEVNFRVTSGEMVALIGPSGSGKSTLMRHLVGLTCGNRGRGGRVELMGREVQASGRLRRASRGERCRIGYIFQQFNLVGRLSVLSNVLIGRLGSMPRARALLGRFTEQERQRARACLARVGLEEMTNQRANTLSGGQMQRVAIARVLMQDADVILADEPIASLDPRSAREVMEILSRIHAEDGRTVIVTLHQVDVARRYCHRAIALKDGRLYFDGAISELTDARLQSLYENAGLDELRAGEALGAHASPLNRQSDTTQPPTTPVMA from the coding sequence ATGTCCATTCCCACCATTATCGTTGAGCAATTGCACAAGTCCTTTGGTCACCGTCAGGTGCTCGACGAGGTTAATTTTCGCGTCACATCGGGCGAGATGGTCGCGCTGATCGGCCCGTCCGGTTCCGGTAAGTCTACTCTAATGCGTCATCTGGTCGGCCTGACCTGCGGCAATCGCGGGCGGGGCGGTCGTGTTGAACTGATGGGACGAGAAGTTCAGGCCAGTGGTCGCCTGCGTCGGGCCAGTCGCGGCGAGCGTTGTCGCATCGGCTATATCTTCCAGCAGTTCAATCTGGTCGGTCGTCTGAGTGTGCTGAGCAACGTGTTGATCGGGCGGCTCGGCAGCATGCCCCGCGCCCGGGCACTGCTTGGGCGATTCACTGAACAGGAGCGCCAGCGGGCGCGAGCCTGTTTAGCTCGAGTTGGTCTGGAAGAAATGACCAATCAGCGCGCCAATACCCTGTCCGGGGGCCAGATGCAGCGGGTCGCCATTGCTCGGGTGCTGATGCAGGACGCCGACGTCATTCTGGCCGACGAGCCGATTGCCTCACTGGATCCACGCAGTGCCCGCGAAGTCATGGAAATTCTGAGCCGTATCCACGCCGAAGATGGCCGCACCGTGATCGTTACCCTGCATCAGGTCGATGTCGCTCGCCGCTACTGCCATCGCGCCATCGCCCTCAAGGACGGCCGGCTGTACTTCGATGGAGCCATTAGCGAGCTCACCGATGCGCGTCTGCAGTCGCTTTACGAGAATGCCGGCCTCGATGAACTGCGTGCTGGCGAAGCTCTGGGGGCCCATGCGTCGCCTCTCAATCGTCAGAGCGATACCACTCAACCTCCGACAACGCCGGTCATGGCCTGA
- a CDS encoding IS1182 family transposase, whose product MSRFIPVDRQTDYLLPPSVDEWLPDGHLARFVVDVVEQLDLSALTRRYAGRGSKAHHPAVLLNLLVYGYATGVVSSRKIERATYDSVAFRYLAANTHPDHDTLATFRRRFLPELEQLFVQVLLLAREMKLLTLGTIALDGTKLNANASKHKALSYGHAKKLEAQFKAEVKALTQRAASADKDDAADGMDIPAEIARREARLEAIAVAKTKIEARAKEREAAEKAAYQEKVARRDAQRKTGKKPRGRDPEPPTGGPRDKDQVNLTDPQSRIMPVTGKGFDQCYNAQAAVDTDSMLVTHTHVTQATNDKQQVMPLLTALARLPAPLAKPDHLLADTGYFSAANVQACHDHRIKPLIAMKRDVHHPPVLERFAADPPTPASKEPVEQMAHHLKTQAGRALYALRKHTVEPVFGIIKHVMGFRQVSLRGLENVSGEWRLVTMAWNIKRMHRLAAG is encoded by the coding sequence ATGAGCCGCTTTATCCCTGTGGACCGTCAGACCGATTACTTACTGCCGCCTTCGGTAGACGAGTGGTTGCCGGATGGCCACTTGGCGCGGTTCGTCGTCGATGTCGTCGAGCAACTGGACCTCTCAGCCCTGACTCGGCGTTACGCGGGCCGGGGCTCCAAGGCCCATCATCCCGCGGTACTGCTGAACCTGTTGGTCTACGGCTACGCTACCGGCGTGGTCTCCAGTCGCAAGATTGAGCGTGCCACCTATGACTCGGTGGCGTTTCGCTATTTGGCCGCCAACACCCACCCCGATCACGACACCCTGGCTACCTTTCGTCGGCGTTTTCTGCCGGAACTGGAGCAGCTGTTCGTTCAAGTTCTGCTGCTGGCCCGAGAAATGAAGCTACTCACGCTCGGCACCATCGCCTTGGACGGCACCAAACTCAACGCCAATGCCAGCAAGCACAAGGCATTGTCATATGGTCATGCCAAGAAACTGGAGGCGCAGTTCAAGGCTGAGGTGAAGGCGCTGACCCAGCGGGCTGCATCGGCGGACAAGGATGACGCGGCCGACGGCATGGATATTCCTGCCGAGATAGCCCGGCGTGAAGCACGCTTGGAAGCGATCGCCGTAGCGAAGACCAAGATCGAGGCTCGGGCCAAGGAGCGTGAGGCCGCTGAAAAAGCGGCCTACCAGGAAAAGGTGGCACGGCGTGATGCGCAGCGGAAGACGGGAAAGAAACCTCGCGGACGTGACCCTGAACCGCCAACAGGTGGCCCGCGTGACAAAGATCAGGTTAACCTTACTGATCCGCAGTCACGCATCATGCCGGTCACAGGCAAGGGCTTCGATCAATGCTATAACGCCCAGGCCGCAGTCGATACTGACAGCATGCTGGTGACTCATACCCATGTCACCCAAGCGACCAACGACAAACAGCAGGTCATGCCGCTACTGACGGCGTTGGCGAGACTCCCCGCACCGTTAGCAAAACCAGACCACTTACTGGCCGATACCGGCTACTTCAGTGCTGCCAATGTTCAAGCCTGCCACGACCACCGTATCAAGCCTCTGATAGCAATGAAGCGCGATGTCCACCATCCCCCGGTCCTTGAGCGCTTTGCCGCTGACCCGCCTACTCCAGCGAGCAAGGAGCCTGTTGAGCAAATGGCACACCACTTGAAGACACAGGCGGGGCGAGCGCTTTACGCGTTGCGTAAACATACCGTGGAACCGGTCTTCGGGATCATTAAACACGTGATGGGGTTCCGGCAGGTCTCGCTGCGAGGGCTGGAGAATGTCAGCGGTGAGTGGCGGCTGGTCACCATGGCATGGAACATTAAACGGATGCACCGGTTGGCAGCGGGCTGA
- a CDS encoding carbon-phosphorus lyase complex subunit PhnI: MYVAVKGGEQAIANAHRWMADRRRGDRDQGELRVDQVRDQLGLAVDRVMAEASLHDPELAALALKQASGDLTEAVFLLRAYRTTLPRLADSVSLKTANMRVERRISATFKDVPGGQVLGPTYDYTHRLLDFMLLADGEKPAPEKAEAALEACPQILDALDAEGLIEQENDDGAEPCDITRDPPDFPVDRATRLQMLARGDEGYLLALGYSTQRGYGRNHPFAGEIRQGAVEVEIEVEGFDGPLCIGEIVLSECQMINQFGGSREKAPQFTRGYGLAFGRNERKTMAMALVDRALRAEELGEPIQGPAQQAEFVLAHADSVEASGFVSHLKLPHYVDFQSELDLLRRLRREHTARSETGRGENAGSKTPSADKRESFDPQRSQESPA, encoded by the coding sequence ATGTACGTTGCCGTCAAAGGGGGCGAACAGGCCATCGCCAACGCCCATCGCTGGATGGCGGACCGCCGTCGTGGCGACCGCGATCAGGGTGAACTCAGGGTCGACCAGGTTCGCGATCAACTGGGGCTCGCGGTGGACCGTGTCATGGCCGAAGCTTCGCTGCATGACCCGGAGCTCGCCGCTCTGGCGCTGAAACAAGCCAGCGGCGATCTGACCGAAGCGGTGTTTCTGCTGCGCGCTTATCGCACTACCTTGCCAAGACTCGCCGACAGCGTGTCGCTCAAAACCGCCAACATGCGCGTCGAGCGGCGCATCAGCGCCACCTTCAAGGATGTGCCTGGTGGCCAGGTGCTGGGGCCAACCTATGACTACACCCATCGTCTGCTCGATTTCATGCTGTTGGCCGACGGCGAGAAGCCCGCGCCCGAGAAGGCCGAAGCAGCGCTTGAGGCCTGTCCGCAGATCCTTGATGCCCTCGACGCCGAAGGACTGATCGAACAAGAGAACGATGACGGCGCAGAGCCCTGCGACATCACCCGGGATCCGCCAGATTTTCCGGTCGATCGCGCCACCCGCCTGCAGATGCTGGCCCGGGGCGATGAGGGCTATCTGCTGGCGCTGGGCTACTCGACCCAGCGGGGCTACGGACGTAACCACCCCTTCGCCGGGGAGATTCGCCAGGGCGCCGTCGAGGTGGAAATCGAAGTGGAGGGTTTCGATGGCCCGCTGTGCATCGGCGAGATCGTCCTCAGCGAATGCCAGATGATCAACCAGTTCGGCGGCAGCCGCGAGAAGGCACCGCAGTTCACCCGCGGCTATGGTCTGGCCTTCGGGCGCAACGAGCGCAAGACCATGGCCATGGCGCTGGTCGACCGCGCTCTGCGTGCCGAAGAGCTTGGCGAACCGATCCAGGGCCCGGCCCAGCAGGCCGAGTTCGTCCTTGCCCACGCTGACAGCGTCGAGGCCTCCGGCTTCGTTTCCCACCTGAAGCTGCCGCACTACGTCGATTTTCAGTCGGAGCTCGATCTGCTGCGGCGCCTGCGCCGTGAGCATACTGCCCGCTCAGAGACCGGCCGTGGGGAAAACGCGGGCAGCAAAACGCCATCCGCCGATAAGCGCGAATCCTTTGACCCTCAGCGTTCCCAGGAGAGTCCGGCATGA
- the phnF gene encoding phosphonate metabolism transcriptional regulator PhnF, with translation MSRQLTPQRNEKDSEPRYRQLASVLAREIRGQHRAGTQLPSEAALAKRFAVNRHTVRRALDELVAAGMVTRHQGWGTQVVDRRLDYMVSAGSKVTHNLAELGLNIETRCLEQGLIRPPEAIAQRFGLAEDARLLCVDTLRFVGAAPLLRLRHWFDAERLPDWCERYRGGSTRALLDQHYGLRLSRSGVRLEASQADRDDSRLLQCSRLAPLLVLTSDNVDETQRLVEVSVSRARADRVAYHFDFPNEHEG, from the coding sequence ATGTCTAGACAACTGACGCCGCAACGCAACGAGAAGGACAGCGAGCCGCGCTATCGGCAGCTGGCAAGCGTTTTGGCCCGGGAGATTCGTGGCCAGCACCGCGCTGGTACCCAACTGCCGAGCGAGGCGGCCCTGGCCAAACGCTTCGCGGTAAACCGCCATACCGTGCGTCGGGCCCTCGATGAATTAGTGGCAGCGGGCATGGTGACCCGTCACCAGGGGTGGGGCACTCAGGTGGTGGATCGGCGGTTGGATTACATGGTTAGCGCCGGTAGCAAGGTCACCCATAACCTCGCAGAGCTCGGGCTCAATATCGAGACCCGCTGTTTAGAACAGGGCCTGATACGACCGCCCGAGGCCATCGCCCAGCGCTTTGGACTGGCTGAAGACGCGCGGCTTTTGTGTGTGGATACGCTGCGCTTTGTGGGCGCTGCACCGCTTTTGCGCCTGCGCCACTGGTTCGACGCCGAACGCTTGCCTGATTGGTGCGAGCGCTATCGCGGCGGTTCGACTCGCGCGCTGCTCGACCAGCACTACGGCCTGCGGCTATCGCGTTCGGGGGTGCGCCTTGAGGCGAGCCAGGCTGACCGCGACGACAGCCGATTGCTGCAGTGCTCCCGGCTTGCGCCGCTGCTGGTGCTGACCAGCGACAACGTCGACGAGACACAGCGCTTGGTGGAGGTCTCTGTGAGCCGCGCCAGAGCTGATCGCGTCGCTTATCACTTTGATTTTCCTAATGAACATGAAGGTTAA
- the phnD gene encoding phosphonate ABC transporter substrate-binding protein, producing the protein MAFASFRRLTLPLIAGLGLAVGAQLAAADTLKFGIISTESSQNQRPLWQPFLDDMSQSLGMEVEPFFATDYSAVIQAMRFDQIDLAWYGNKSAMEAVDRAGGEIFAQTIPEGGQPGYWSLMIVNQDSDLQSIDDVLANASDLVFGNGDPNSTSGYLVPGYYVFAKNGIDASTAFKRTLNSSHETNALSVANHQVDVATFNTEGMERLEITAPEKAEQLRAIWKSPLIPSDPLVWRTNLAEETKTNLRDFFLTYGDSADEQAILEPLQWARFDASDNDQLLPIRQLALFKQRAEVAKNDGLSDADRKAQLTELDAKIDVLDQRLQEVQAAEAGTDATAG; encoded by the coding sequence ATGGCTTTCGCGTCCTTTCGTCGCCTGACCTTGCCGCTAATCGCTGGACTCGGCCTCGCCGTCGGTGCTCAGCTTGCTGCCGCCGATACGCTCAAGTTCGGCATCATTTCCACCGAGTCGAGCCAGAACCAGCGGCCGCTGTGGCAGCCGTTCCTCGATGACATGTCACAGAGTCTCGGTATGGAAGTCGAGCCCTTCTTCGCTACCGATTACTCCGCGGTGATTCAGGCTATGCGTTTCGACCAGATCGATCTGGCTTGGTACGGCAACAAGTCGGCCATGGAAGCCGTGGATCGCGCCGGTGGCGAAATCTTTGCCCAGACCATACCGGAAGGCGGCCAACCGGGTTACTGGAGCTTGATGATTGTCAATCAAGACAGCGACCTGCAAAGCATCGACGACGTGCTGGCCAATGCCTCTGACCTGGTGTTCGGCAATGGTGATCCCAACTCCACCTCGGGCTACCTGGTGCCGGGTTACTACGTGTTTGCCAAGAACGGCATCGATGCCTCTACTGCCTTCAAACGCACTCTGAACTCAAGCCATGAGACCAATGCACTGTCGGTCGCCAACCATCAGGTGGATGTCGCCACCTTCAATACCGAAGGCATGGAGCGTCTGGAAATTACCGCGCCGGAGAAAGCCGAGCAGCTACGCGCGATCTGGAAGTCGCCGTTGATCCCGTCCGACCCGCTGGTGTGGCGCACTAACCTGGCTGAAGAAACCAAGACTAATCTGCGCGACTTCTTCCTCACTTACGGTGACAGCGCCGACGAGCAGGCGATTCTCGAGCCGTTGCAGTGGGCTCGTTTCGATGCATCCGACAACGACCAACTGCTGCCGATTCGTCAGTTGGCGCTGTTCAAACAGCGCGCCGAAGTCGCCAAGAACGATGGCCTGTCGGATGCCGATCGTAAAGCGCAGCTCACTGAGCTGGACGCCAAGATCGACGTCCTCGATCAGCGTTTGCAGGAAGTTCAGGCCGCGGAGGCCGGCACCGACGCCACCGCTGGTTGA
- a CDS encoding histidine phosphatase family protein: protein MSTVLSSDSTPWRNRYLLMRHGHSEANQQGRIVSDPARGLQAFGLSPTGQRQLDDVTAHWQHSLPTRVVHSDFLRTAQTAGCVAEHFGLTLDPEPRLRERYFGTFEGESSEHYASVWEWDAADPEHRRHGVEAVSHVAARMQQVMLDWEARTANETIVLVSHGDPLQILLTVLAGQPLTGHRRQPALEPASITRVGRR, encoded by the coding sequence ATGTCAACTGTGTTATCCAGCGACTCAACTCCCTGGCGCAACCGCTATTTGCTGATGCGTCACGGCCACAGCGAGGCCAACCAGCAGGGGCGCATCGTCAGCGACCCCGCGCGGGGTCTTCAGGCCTTCGGCCTGTCGCCCACGGGGCAGCGTCAGCTCGATGACGTAACGGCCCACTGGCAGCATTCGCTGCCCACGCGCGTGGTGCATTCCGACTTTCTGCGCACCGCGCAAACCGCAGGTTGCGTGGCCGAGCATTTCGGGCTGACGCTCGACCCCGAGCCGCGCCTGCGCGAGCGCTATTTCGGCACTTTCGAAGGCGAATCGAGCGAGCATTACGCAAGCGTATGGGAGTGGGATGCCGCCGACCCCGAGCACAGGCGCCACGGCGTGGAAGCGGTCAGCCACGTCGCCGCGCGGATGCAGCAGGTGATGTTGGACTGGGAGGCGCGCACCGCCAATGAGACCATCGTGCTGGTCAGCCATGGCGATCCGCTGCAGATTTTACTCACCGTACTGGCCGGCCAGCCGCTGACCGGCCACCGCCGCCAGCCAGCGCTGGAACCGGCGAGTATTACGCGGGTGGGGCGACGTTAA
- the hemE gene encoding uroporphyrinogen decarboxylase, producing the protein MTSASAASAATASTLHNDRFLRALARQPVDRTPVWMMRQAGRYLPEYRAKRAEAGSFMDLCRNQDLACEVTLQPLERYPLDAAILFSDILTIPDAMDLGLYFVTGEGPKFKKTVRTPAEVEALKVPDAERDLDYVMRAVSTIRGELNGRVPLIGFSGSPWTLATYMVEGSSSKDFRHVKAMLYDTPDAMHQLLDKLAHSVTDYLNAQIRAGAQAVQIFDTWGGALSTPAYLEFSLRYMEQIVAGLIREHDGRRVPVIMFTKNGGQWLEQISAAGADGVGLDWSTELSDARQRVGHRVALQGNLDPNVLFARPSAIRAEVARVLESYGHGPGHVFNLGHGISQFTNPDNVTAFMDALNELSPQYHRDIPTQQSGV; encoded by the coding sequence ATGACTTCAGCATCTGCGGCTTCGGCTGCTACGGCGTCAACGCTACACAACGATCGTTTTCTGCGCGCGCTGGCGCGCCAGCCGGTCGACCGCACCCCGGTATGGATGATGCGTCAGGCGGGCCGCTATCTGCCCGAATACCGCGCCAAGCGCGCCGAAGCGGGCAGCTTCATGGACTTGTGCCGCAATCAGGATCTGGCCTGCGAGGTAACGCTGCAGCCGCTTGAACGCTACCCGCTGGACGCAGCCATCCTGTTCTCGGACATTCTCACCATTCCCGACGCGATGGATCTGGGGCTTTACTTCGTTACCGGTGAAGGGCCGAAATTCAAAAAGACCGTGCGCACCCCGGCCGAGGTCGAGGCGCTCAAGGTGCCCGACGCCGAGCGCGATCTGGACTACGTGATGCGCGCCGTATCCACGATTCGCGGCGAGCTCAACGGCCGCGTGCCGCTGATCGGGTTTTCCGGCAGCCCCTGGACGCTGGCCACCTATATGGTCGAAGGCAGCTCGAGCAAGGACTTCCGCCACGTCAAAGCGATGCTCTACGACACGCCGGATGCCATGCACCAGCTGCTCGACAAGCTCGCCCACTCGGTCACCGACTACCTTAACGCCCAGATTCGTGCGGGCGCGCAGGCGGTACAGATTTTTGATACCTGGGGCGGCGCGCTGTCCACGCCGGCCTATCTGGAATTCTCGCTGCGCTACATGGAGCAGATCGTCGCGGGGCTGATCCGCGAGCACGACGGGCGCCGCGTGCCGGTGATCATGTTCACCAAGAACGGCGGCCAGTGGCTGGAGCAAATTTCCGCGGCCGGCGCCGACGGCGTGGGGCTTGACTGGTCCACCGAGCTGTCCGATGCCCGCCAGCGTGTAGGGCACCGCGTCGCGCTGCAGGGCAACCTCGACCCCAACGTGCTGTTCGCCCGTCCCAGCGCCATTCGCGCCGAGGTCGCGCGGGTGCTGGAAAGCTACGGCCACGGCCCGGGTCACGTGTTCAACCTTGGCCACGGCATCAGCCAGTTCACCAATCCGGACAACGTCACCGCGTTCATGGATGCGTTGAACGAGCTCAGCCCCCAGTACCACCGCGACATTCCCACCCAGCAAAGCGGCGTTTAA
- the phnH gene encoding phosphonate C-P lyase system protein PhnH, with protein sequence MSDVAVNQVSADPASASDAAGEPRPHDWPSLDDAVHHGQRLFRQLLGAMAEPGTFAEIDLAPLPEGVALSSAAWGALLALCDLDSRVWIAEELNRDGLAEAIAFHTGARTVTRAEEADFALLTPQRCQTMPSFAGGSDSYPDRSTTLIVVLESLSEVVDKRCVAGNERWRLSGPGILDSRVLELNVTADALMTRLAANRAGFPLGLDAILTSAERLAAIPRSTRIERLSGATSPDGSATPTEEDA encoded by the coding sequence ATGAGCGATGTTGCAGTAAATCAGGTTTCAGCAGACCCGGCTTCAGCCAGCGATGCCGCAGGCGAGCCGCGGCCCCATGACTGGCCATCACTAGATGACGCAGTCCACCACGGTCAACGACTGTTTCGTCAGCTGCTGGGCGCCATGGCCGAGCCTGGTACTTTCGCCGAGATTGACCTGGCCCCGCTGCCTGAGGGTGTGGCGCTGTCGAGCGCGGCCTGGGGAGCGCTGCTGGCGCTGTGTGATCTGGATTCTCGGGTGTGGATTGCCGAAGAACTTAACCGTGATGGCCTGGCGGAGGCCATCGCCTTTCACACCGGGGCGCGCACCGTGACCCGAGCCGAAGAGGCCGATTTTGCGCTGCTGACACCACAGCGCTGCCAGACCATGCCGAGCTTCGCCGGGGGCAGCGACAGCTATCCGGATCGCAGCACCACGCTGATCGTGGTGCTCGAGAGCCTCAGCGAGGTTGTCGACAAACGCTGCGTCGCAGGCAACGAGCGCTGGCGCTTGAGCGGCCCGGGCATTCTTGATAGTCGAGTGCTTGAGCTCAACGTCACGGCTGATGCGCTGATGACGCGGCTAGCCGCCAATCGCGCAGGTTTTCCACTTGGTCTCGACGCTATTTTGACCTCGGCAGAGCGTCTTGCCGCTATTCCTCGCAGTACCCGAATCGAGAGGCTATCTGGCGCTACGTCGCCGGATGGCTCTGCCACCCCAACCGAGGAGGACGCCTGA